GCTAGTCCGCTTATCCTTTAGGATCTTCCCGCTTACTATAACCCGGGCCTTTCTGGTGTACACTTGAGCCTACGGAGGTGCCGTCATGGCTACTTATATTCAGCTTTTGATACTTACGCCGGAAGGCCGTGCGCGGACGCTGGAAGACCCGGAGTTTGTGCTTAAAGCCCAGCAATCTATATCGATAACCGCCGTCACCGTCCTGGGCACCTACGGCGTCCTCGGCCAGTACGACTTCATAAACATAGTCGACGCGCCCAACGAAAGCGTAGCGGCCAAATTTTCCATTGAGCTGGGCGTCAAAGCCGGGGCGCACATAACCACCCTGCCTGCCATACCCATCGCGCGGCTTGAAAACGTTCACGGCGGGGATCCTTCGCCCACGGAGACCAGCCGGGCCATGCCCCTGGAGGGCGGGAGGAACTGAGGGTTAAAGCCAGCCGGTCAACCAGCGCCACCAGTCCTTAACCACGTCCACCGCCCTGTACTTGTCCAATTCTTCGTGGAACATGCCGTTTATCCTTGGGTCTTGTTCG
This portion of the SAR202 cluster bacterium genome encodes:
- a CDS encoding GYD domain-containing protein yields the protein MATYIQLLILTPEGRARTLEDPEFVLKAQQSISITAVTVLGTYGVLGQYDFINIVDAPNESVAAKFSIELGVKAGAHITTLPAIPIARLENVHGGDPSPTETSRAMPLEGGRN